The Candidatus Polarisedimenticolaceae bacterium genome includes a region encoding these proteins:
- the pepT gene encoding peptidase T: protein MKTSVVDRFLRYVKYDTQSDENSETYPSTEKQLVLLRDLVGELKAIGLSDATIDEHGYVFATIPATSKKPNVPVIGLIAHVDTSPENPGVDVKPIVHARWDGGDIRFPDDPELVLRPADNPAMKEQVGNDIITASGTTLLGADNKAGVAEIVAAAEYLVAHPEIPHGTIRVGFTPDEEVGNGTKFFDVAKFGARYAYTMDGETLGEIEMETFSADAMTVTFQGFNTHPGYAKGKMINAIKVAADFIARLPKDGLSPETTEGYEGYVHPYVVNAAVERTSVKLLLRDFQTPGLRDKEAFLEKLANDTVRDWPGATVTCKVDESYRNMREVLDRYPEVVENAREAIRRTGLPLREHPIRGGTDGSRLCFMGLPTPNIFAGEHNFHSRLEWVSAQDMEKAVEVIVNLARVWEERS from the coding sequence ATGAAGACGAGCGTGGTGGACCGGTTCCTGAGGTACGTGAAGTACGACACGCAGTCCGACGAGAACTCGGAGACCTACCCGTCGACGGAAAAGCAGCTCGTGCTGCTCCGGGACCTCGTGGGCGAGCTGAAGGCGATCGGCCTGTCGGACGCGACGATCGACGAGCACGGGTACGTCTTCGCCACGATTCCCGCGACCTCGAAGAAGCCGAACGTGCCGGTGATCGGGCTGATCGCCCACGTGGACACCTCCCCGGAGAATCCCGGCGTCGACGTGAAGCCGATCGTGCACGCGAGGTGGGACGGCGGCGACATCCGCTTTCCCGACGATCCCGAGCTCGTGCTGCGGCCCGCCGACAATCCCGCAATGAAAGAGCAGGTCGGCAACGACATCATCACCGCCTCCGGCACGACGCTGCTCGGCGCGGACAACAAGGCCGGGGTCGCGGAGATCGTCGCCGCCGCGGAGTACCTGGTCGCGCACCCGGAGATTCCGCACGGCACGATCCGCGTCGGCTTCACCCCCGACGAAGAGGTCGGCAACGGCACGAAGTTCTTCGACGTCGCGAAGTTCGGCGCCCGCTACGCGTACACGATGGACGGCGAGACCCTCGGCGAGATCGAGATGGAGACCTTCTCGGCCGACGCGATGACCGTGACGTTCCAGGGCTTCAACACCCATCCCGGCTACGCCAAGGGGAAGATGATCAACGCGATCAAGGTCGCGGCCGACTTCATCGCGCGGCTTCCGAAGGACGGCCTCTCCCCCGAGACGACCGAGGGGTACGAAGGGTACGTGCACCCCTACGTCGTGAACGCCGCGGTCGAGCGGACCTCGGTGAAGCTGCTCCTGCGCGACTTCCAGACGCCGGGGCTGAGGGACAAGGAAGCGTTTCTCGAGAAGCTCGCGAACGACACCGTGCGGGACTGGCCCGGCGCGACGGTGACCTGCAAGGTCGACGAGTCCTACCGGAACATGCGCGAGGTCCTCGACCGGTACCCCGAGGTCGTGGAGAACGCGCGCGAGGCGATCCGGCGCACCGGCCTGCCCCTGCGCGAGCACCCGATCCGCGGCGGCACCGACGGCTCGCGTCTGTGCTTCATGGGCCTTCCCACGCCCAACATCTTCGCCGGCGAGCACAACTTCCACTCGCGCCTCGAGTGGGTATCGGCGCAGGACATGGAGAAGGCCGTGGAGGTGATCGTCAACCTCGCGAGGGTCTGGGAAGAGCGCAGCTAG
- the kdsB gene encoding 3-deoxy-manno-octulosonate cytidylyltransferase, which yields MRVLGVIPARYASTRFPGKPLAPLGSRTMIEHVWLGARASARITRLIVATEDARIVEGCARFGGEAMRTDPAHPSGSDRVAEVARRTGPWDVVLNIQGDEPFVTGSCLDRLVEALEADPALSMATLWEPFDDAASLHDPNAVKVVCALDGKALYFSRSPIPYDRSGAATLELWRKHQGIYAYRQDALFEITALPPSPLERAESLEQLRALQAGYSIAVLPSDFRSIAVDTPEDLARAQARLSQLEEAGR from the coding sequence ATGCGAGTCCTGGGCGTCATCCCGGCCCGATACGCCTCGACCCGGTTCCCCGGCAAGCCCCTCGCTCCCCTCGGAAGCCGAACGATGATCGAGCACGTCTGGCTCGGGGCGCGAGCGAGCGCGCGCATCACGCGACTGATCGTCGCGACCGAGGACGCCCGCATCGTCGAGGGGTGCGCGCGCTTCGGCGGCGAGGCGATGCGCACCGACCCCGCCCATCCCTCCGGTTCCGACCGCGTGGCCGAGGTCGCGAGGCGCACGGGCCCGTGGGACGTCGTCCTCAACATCCAGGGCGACGAGCCGTTCGTCACGGGGAGCTGCCTCGACCGCCTCGTGGAGGCGCTCGAGGCCGACCCCGCCCTCTCGATGGCGACGCTGTGGGAGCCGTTCGACGACGCCGCGTCGCTTCACGACCCCAACGCGGTCAAGGTCGTATGCGCCCTCGACGGGAAGGCGCTCTACTTCTCGCGCTCCCCGATCCCCTACGACCGTTCCGGGGCGGCGACGCTCGAACTCTGGCGCAAGCACCAGGGGATTTACGCCTACCGCCAGGACGCGTTGTTCGAGATCACGGCGCTCCCCCCTTCGCCGCTCGAGCGCGCGGAGAGCCTCGAGCAGCTGCGCGCCCTGCAGGCCGGGTACTCGATCGCCGTCCTGCCTTCGGATTTTCGTTCGATCGCCGTGGACACACCGGAAGATTTGGCTCGGGCCCAGGCCCGACTCTCCCAACTCGAGGAGGCCGGACGATGA